A window of Companilactobacillus allii genomic DNA:
GCTTGAATAAAATCACCCATTTTGATACTAAACATTGTGCAAAGAGTATTACATACTGAATTCAAAATAACTTTTGCCATCAAAGTTCCTTGGAAGTTAGTTGTGATTTCTGGATTCAAATTTGCTTTTGTAAAATCATCAGAAATTTGATGCGTAGTTTCATCTGGTGTTTCATTTTGATTAACTAACTTCATACTACCAGCACCAGATTTACCCATGAAGTCAACATCACCAACTCCATTTAAAACAGTAGCAATCATTGCTGTACCACTGATTACTTTCTCGACAGCAAAATACTTATCAAGCTTTTCAATATGTCCCATACCATTCATTGGGGCAACCACATATTGTTCTTTTGTAAATAAGTGACTTGCTCGTTTCAAAGCATCATCTAGTTGCATCTGTTTAACAAAGACAATCCAAACATCTGGATTACCCGAATAATCTTCTGGAGAGTAAATATTGATTGGCACCAGGTGTTTATCTTTCCCATCTCTAGAAACATAGACTCCGTTTTGTTCTTTGACCTTGTTTATTTGGTCGTCCCAAATATCAACAAAGTCAACCGGAAATCCTGCTTCTTGTAAAAGAACTCCATATCTCAAACCCATGGCACCTGCACCTAGTACTCCATATTTCATAAATTGACGCCTCCAATATTGTATTGTTATGTAATATTAGACTTTTTATAATAAATGTCAATATTTTATAATTAATCATCTACAACATCAATTGTGTTACATTAAAACAATTAAAAAAGCTGTAATACCAAAACACCTATAATTGGGATGGCCAATGACGGCAAAAGGTTCAAAACACTGATCTTTTTAATTTCAAGAAGTCCTAATCCTGATGCCAAAATCAAAACTCCACCAACGATAGTTAATTCGGTGATCATATCGGAATTAATTGAACTTTGAAGCATTAACGCAATCGCATATATACTTCCCTGCCAAATAAACACAGCAATTGCGGCCAGCGCTATACCTAATCCAAAAGTTGAAGCCAGTACAACCGACGTTATTCCGTCCAACATACCATTAGTAAACAAAAAAGTGCTGTCATGTTTTAACGCCTCCTGGATAGGTCCAAGAATCGACAATGAACCTATACAATACAGTAAAACGGCTGTTGCTAAACCCTCAGCCAAGTTACCGCCACCAGAAAACTTACCAACCATATCGTTGAACTTCTTCTCAAGGTTTATTTTCTCTCCAATTAATCCACCAACGGCCAAACTAACGATGAACATTACTGGATAATTACTCTTAGCCATGTTAACTACAACTGCATTGATTCCGATAACACTCGCTGCCAATCCCAATGCTTGTGTAAGAATCCTCTGATATTCCGGTTTAATCCCCTTATGTAAGAATCTGCCTAAGATACTTCCTCCAATAATCATCGATACGTTAAAGAATGTTCCAATCATTATTAATTGCCCCCTGAGTTTAAATAATAATATTAATATAAACTCTCTAGTTACTATAGGGTCAACAAAATTATCTAACTGGTAATCTGATTTCAGTAACATACTTGTCAAAATCGTTAGTAATACCATAATCAATCAGCGTTATTTCAATAGCATCACCAACTATTGTAAGTAAGTTATCATCACAATATTGCTTCAATTGTAAATAAGTATCTGAAGCATCCTGATGCGTCCCATGGAATCTAACTCTTAAGTATGACCCCTTTTGTAATGTGGAACTATTTCTTCTCTGATCACCATTTTCAAGCATTAAAAGGATTCCGCTGTACTCATCGAATTTTTCATCCAAAATGTTTTGTTTACTCAATGACAAAGCAATTTTCCCCAAAAATATCGCCTCATTCAATCCATACTCTCTACGCAAAGCGGTCAACGGTAATTCAATATCTTCATTTAGGTTGTAGTCCCTACGCAAATAAACAATAGGAGTCTCTGGCAAATTTAAATATTCAATCTTACCCAAAATTGAATTCTCAGCATCATTGACTTGTTTTAAACGAGAAGATATTCTCCCATTGATAGCTTGAAGAGTTTTAATTTGTTGATTAACTTGTGTCTGTTGCCTTTTTAACATATCTTCCAATGTAGAAATATCACGAGCATCAAAAAAGTTCTTAATATCACTAATAGGCACATCAAGGGCACGCAAATACTTGATGACATTCAATCGTTCAAATTCAGCTGTGGAATAATAACGATAATGTGTTTTGGAATCCACTTTGGCGGGCTTTAAAATACCGACCTCATCGTAATAACGCAGTGTTGGTATTTTAATATCATATATTTTGGAAAGTTGTCCAATTGTAAATAATTGATCCATTTCATTCCCTCTATTTTTTAAAAATTGTAGCACAAAAAAACTAACCATTCCTACGTTGGCATAGGAATGGTTAGTTTTGTTTTGTTTTTAAGTTATTGTCTAAGTAACTTTTTTAGTAGTTTGTTTAAGATTTAAATATTTTTGGATCTATCGGTTCATTTATTTTTTGAAACGAGTTGCAAGAACCAGATTCCTGCGCTCGCTACGTATAATCGAACTAGTGCTTTGCACTACTTCAATTATCCTAGGCGATGCTCAAAATCTAGCGGGTTCTTTTCACTCTCTTTTTGAAACGAGTTACATGAACCAGATTCCTGCGCTCGCTACGTATAATCGAACTAGTGCTTTGCACTACTTCAATTATCCTAGGCGATGCTCAAAATCTAGCGGGTTCATTCCACTCTCTTTTTGAAACAAGTTACATGAACCAGATTCCTGCGCTCGCTACGTATAATTGAACTAGTGCTTTGCACTACTTCAATTATCCTAGGCAATGCTCAAAATCTAGCGGGTTCTTTTCACTCTCTACATCATTCCGCCCATACCGGCAGCTGGATTAGCACCTGCGGCTGGAGCTGCTGGTGTATCATCTGGTTTGTCAGCAACAACAGCTTCTGTTGTTAATAACAATGCAGCAACACTAGCGGCATTTTGTAATGCTGAACGTGATACTTTAGTTGGATCAATAATTCCGGCGTCAACCATGTTTTCCCATTTGTCAGTTGCAGCATTGTAACCAACTTCTGGTTTTTGACCCTTCATATGTTCAACTATAACTGAACCTTCCATACCAGCATTTTCAGCAATTTGACGTACTGGTTCTTCAAGCGCTCTAACAACGATGTTAATACCTGTTTGAATGTCGCCTTCACTCTTAACAGCCTTAACTGCATCTATAATATTCAAGAATGCTGTACCACCACCTGCAACGTAGCCTTCTTCAACGGCGGCACGTGTAGCGTTCAGTGCATCTTCAATTCTATATTTGCGTTCTTTCAATTCTGTTTCAGTAGCAGCACCGACTTTAACAACAGCAACACCACCAGCAAGCTTAGCTAAACGTTCTTGTAACTTCTCACGGTCAAAGTCTGAAGTTGTTTCAGCAATTTGCTTCTTGATTGTTTCAACACGTTCGCTGATAGCACCCTTGTCTCCAGCACCTTCAACGATTGTTGTATTGTCTTTTGTAACTGTAACTTTACCGGCTGTACCTAATTGATCCATAGTTGTGTCTTTTAGTTCAAGACCAAGATCAGAAGTGATAACTTGTGCGCCTGTTAAAGTAGCAATATCTTCCAATTGTTCCTTACGACGATCACCAAAGCCAGGTGCCTTAACGGCAACAACATTGAATGTACCACGAATCTTATTCAAGACTAGTGTTGGTAGTGCTTCACCATCAATATCATCAGCGATGATCAACAATGCCTTACCTTGTTGAACGATTTGTTGTAACAATGGCAAGATATCTTGAATACTTGAAATCTTCTTATCAGTGATCAAGATGTAAGGATTATCTAAATCAGCTTCCATCTTGTCGTTATCTGTAACCATGTATTGTGAAATATATCCACGATCAAATTGCATACCTTCAACAACATCAAGTGTTGTATCAATACCCTTTGATTCTTCAATTGTAATAACACCATCGTTACCGACTTTTTCCATAGCGTCAGCAATCAACTTACCAGTTTCTTCACTAGCTGATGAAACTGAAGCAACTTGAGCAATATCTGACTTTCCAGCTACTTTGTGTGAAATCTTGTGTAGTTCATCAACAGCAGCTTTAGTTGCCTTTTCGATACCAGTTCTAATACCAACAGGGTTAGCACCTGCAGTAACGTTTTTCATACCTTCTTTGATGATAGCTTGAGCCAAAACTGTGGCTGTAGTAGTACCATCACCGGCGATATCATTTGTCTTTGAAGCAACTTCGGAAACAAGCTTTGCACCCATGTTCTCAAAATGATCTTCTAATTCAATACTCTTAGCAATAGTAACACCATCATTTGTGATCTCAGGTGAACCATAACTCTTTTCAAGAACAACATTTCTACCCTTAGGTCCGATAGTTGTCTTAACTGTGTCAGCCAACTTATTGACACCATCTAACATTTTTGAACGAGCATCTTCTGAGAATTTAATTTCTTTTGCCATACTTTCACACTCCAATAATTTTTATTAATTTAATAATTTTAATTAATTATTTTTCAACGATTGCCATGATATCTTTTTCGTGTAAGATTAAATAATCAGTGTCATCAAACTTTACATTTGAGCCAGCATACTTATCGAAAAGAACCTTGTCGCCAACCTTAATGTGCATTGGTAATGTCTTTCCATCTTCTGTTATTGAGCCTTCACCTACAGCAACAACCTCTGCTGTTTGTGGCTTTTCTTTAGCGTTGTTAGCAAGAACAATGCCGCCTACTGTCTTCTCTTCTTCTTTATCGACTGTTACAATAACTCTGTCTCCAAGTGGTTTTAACAATTTGAATGCCTCCGATGATTAATATTTATTTTTAATTTAGCACTCTAAGTTACTTCGTGCTAATCACATGTTTTATATTAACATTTTATTGTGAACATGCAAGTATTTACCTTTATGAAAATAGGAGAAATTATGAAATATTCAACAAATCAATTTTTAACATTATTAACATACATCGCTTTGCTATTTGTCGGCTCAATTTTATCAATGGCAAAAGTCACTGGGTCCGCTTACTTCTTAGTAATCACAATAGCCGCTGTTGTAGCAACAGTTGTCATGATCTACTTAACTCAAAAAAGTACTCCCAATGAATTAGAAGAATCCACAACTTTCAATAATAAACTTCAGTGGATAATCGTTGGAACAATCGGAGCTTTAGTTATCCAATTAGGCTTAGGTTTAATTGATCAACATATTTTCCATGCAAGTACTGACTCAGCCAATACAATGCAATTATTAGCTTTGGTACGAGCCTATCCATATTATTTCTTGTATGTTTTGATTTGTGCACCAATCATGGAAGAAATTATTTTCAGACGTGTATTTTTCTCAAATTTAATTAAACCCACAAATATTTATTGGGCAGCCGCAATTTCAGCTTTGTTCTTTGCCTTCATGCACCAAGACACTAGGTTTTTGATTTACGTTGCCATGGGTTTATGGTTTTCCTTTATTTATTACAAGTCAAAGAATATATACGTTAGTGCTGGTAGTCACTTAGTTATGAATACTTTGGTAGTTATGATCAGTTTTATGTAGTGTGATTTTGTTTATAGTCAAACTTGCAGTTAAAACGCGTTAAAAAGCACAATTTCCTCCGTTTAATCGCAAATAAGGAATTGTGACATAACTTTTTTCTACTCAAAATTGCAGTGGAAACGCGTGCCAAAACACAATTTTCTACATATAAGCATAAAAAAAGCGATATTTACTTACGTAAATACCGTTTTTTCATGCTTATACACGAAAACTGAACGTGTTTTATCACGCTCTGATTCCTACATACCTCGTTTATATTCAGCGACGTACTTCTTCCTTTTTTCATCATCAAATTCATCTTCACTCTTAGCAATAATGATTGTAGCAAGCGAATTACCGACAACATTGACTGCTGTACGTCCCATATCAACTAATCTGTCGATACCGGCAATGAAGGTCAATCCTTGCATTGGTACACCAATTGTTGAAACCGTTGCTAATAAAACAACAAATGAAGCACCTGGGACACCTGCCATACCTTTTGAAGTTAACATTAAAACAACAACAAGTGTTATCTGTTGGCCAAGTGACAGATTAATGTGATATGCCTGTGCCAAAAATAGTGCTGCTAGTGATTGATAAATGGCTGATCCATCAAGATTAAAGGTATATCCGGTTGGAATAACAAACGAGACAATTCCTCTACTTGCTCCATATTTCTGCATTTTATCGATCATCTTTGGTAATGCGGCTTCTGAACTTGCCGTGGTGAATGCTAATACGAATTCATTTTCGATAATTCTAAATAATTCATAAAAATCAACGTGAAATAGTTTTCCAACAAAATACATAACAACAAAAACAAAAAATGCCATAGTTGCATATGCAATAATAATAAACAACGCCAATGGTTTTAACGAATCAAAGCCCATTTCAGCGACAGTAACACCAATCAATGCACAGACACCAATGGGAGCTGTACGCATAACCCAGTTGGTAACTTTGAACATAACATTGGCAACTGCGTTCAATAGATCAGTTATGATCTTACCTTGTTCTCCAAGTGATGCTGTACCTAATCCAAATAGAACTGAGAAGAAGATAATTGGTAACATATCTCCTTTGCCCATTGCGGCAAAAATATTCGTAGGGATGATTCCCATCAGAATGGACCAAATTCCTGAATGTTTGGCACTTGATGCAGAAGCAGTATATTGTGAAATACTTGAACCTTTAAGATCATTGATATTGATATAAGTACCTGGATGTGTGACGTTGGCAACAATAATACCAATAATAATAGCTAATGTGGTCATGACCTCAAAATAAACTAGAGTCTTTAAACCAATACGACCAAGTTTTCGAATATCACCCATATTGGCAATACCCACTGTCAAACAAGATATAACGATTGGCAAAACGATCATTTGAATCAATGAAATGAACATTGTACCGATATTTTGCATGACTGTAATGGCACCTTTATTATGATAAAAGACCTGTCCCAAAATGATACCTAGAACTAATCCAATAATAATTTGCCATCCTAAACTAAGCCGAAAAAATTTTTGCTTTTGCACTTTAATGCCCCCTTAAAACCTGGTTATTATTATAGCAGTTTTTTTCTTAAATTTAATCATATTAGAGAAATATTAATATATTTTCAGAAATTTATTAAAATAAAAATTTAAATCTTCAGAAATATCCGTTAATAAATTATGCCCAGCATCATTTAAAATCAATTCTTGAATATTGTTGTGTGAGTTCAATAGCCGCAGTTGTTCTTGATAACCGACTATGTAATCATTTTTACCTAACAAAATCGTAGTTTTAGACTGTAAGCCAGATAATGTAAGCGGTAATTCATCTTCAAATGAAAACTGATATTTCTTTTCACTTTTAATCTTATCCCAAAATGGTCGATTATATTTTGCCAAACCTGGTATGACAGTTGCTTGATAAGTCTCCCAAGCATCTTGGTTGATCACAACATTCCCTTTAACAAAATCCTGATATTTATCAGCGTTCTTGCCAATTTTGACATCTTCTAAAAAGATGTTTTTATGAACGGACACTTTCCTATCTGCTTTGTTTGCATGAATCACCGGACAAGTAATAAATGCGGCTTTAATTTGGTCTGGAATTTTTGCTAAGAGTCCAAGACAAATATATCCACCATAAGAGTGACCAATAATCGCTACCTTTTTCTCACCCGATATTTGCTTAATAAATTCTATTACTAATTC
This region includes:
- a CDS encoding ketopantoate reductase family protein → MKYGVLGAGAMGLRYGVLLQEAGFPVDFVDIWDDQINKVKEQNGVYVSRDGKDKHLVPINIYSPEDYSGNPDVWIVFVKQMQLDDALKRASHLFTKEQYVVAPMNGMGHIEKLDKYFAVEKVISGTAMIATVLNGVGDVDFMGKSGAGSMKLVNQNETPDETTHQISDDFTKANLNPEITTNFQGTLMAKVILNSVCNTLCTMFSIKMGDFIQAPTAEALSKQLINEAFDVCERAGITLLNTREEEWQAVKFASTVGMPLHYPSMYQDMSKNRPTEVDYINGYIYDLGLKYHYEATTHDFVRNLVHLAEFSRAK
- a CDS encoding DUF554 domain-containing protein, which codes for MIGTFFNVSMIIGGSILGRFLHKGIKPEYQRILTQALGLAASVIGINAVVVNMAKSNYPVMFIVSLAVGGLIGEKINLEKKFNDMVGKFSGGGNLAEGLATAVLLYCIGSLSILGPIQEALKHDSTFLFTNGMLDGITSVVLASTFGLGIALAAIAVFIWQGSIYAIALMLQSSINSDMITELTIVGGVLILASGLGLLEIKKISVLNLLPSLAIPIIGVLVLQLF
- a CDS encoding MerR family transcriptional regulator, with product MDQLFTIGQLSKIYDIKIPTLRYYDEVGILKPAKVDSKTHYRYYSTAEFERLNVIKYLRALDVPISDIKNFFDARDISTLEDMLKRQQTQVNQQIKTLQAINGRISSRLKQVNDAENSILGKIEYLNLPETPIVYLRRDYNLNEDIELPLTALRREYGLNEAIFLGKIALSLSKQNILDEKFDEYSGILLMLENGDQRRNSSTLQKGSYLRVRFHGTHQDASDTYLQLKQYCDDNLLTIVGDAIEITLIDYGITNDFDKYVTEIRLPVR
- the groL gene encoding chaperonin GroEL (60 kDa chaperone family; promotes refolding of misfolded polypeptides especially under stressful conditions; forms two stacked rings of heptamers to form a barrel-shaped 14mer; ends can be capped by GroES; misfolded proteins enter the barrel where they are refolded when GroES binds), which codes for MAKEIKFSEDARSKMLDGVNKLADTVKTTIGPKGRNVVLEKSYGSPEITNDGVTIAKSIELEDHFENMGAKLVSEVASKTNDIAGDGTTTATVLAQAIIKEGMKNVTAGANPVGIRTGIEKATKAAVDELHKISHKVAGKSDIAQVASVSSASEETGKLIADAMEKVGNDGVITIEESKGIDTTLDVVEGMQFDRGYISQYMVTDNDKMEADLDNPYILITDKKISSIQDILPLLQQIVQQGKALLIIADDIDGEALPTLVLNKIRGTFNVVAVKAPGFGDRRKEQLEDIATLTGAQVITSDLGLELKDTTMDQLGTAGKVTVTKDNTTIVEGAGDKGAISERVETIKKQIAETTSDFDREKLQERLAKLAGGVAVVKVGAATETELKERKYRIEDALNATRAAVEEGYVAGGGTAFLNIIDAVKAVKSEGDIQTGINIVVRALEEPVRQIAENAGMEGSVIVEHMKGQKPEVGYNAATDKWENMVDAGIIDPTKVSRSALQNAASVAALLLTTEAVVADKPDDTPAAPAAGANPAAGMGGMM
- the groES gene encoding co-chaperone GroES, whose amino-acid sequence is MLKPLGDRVIVTVDKEEEKTVGGIVLANNAKEKPQTAEVVAVGEGSITEDGKTLPMHIKVGDKVLFDKYAGSNVKFDDTDYLILHEKDIMAIVEK
- a CDS encoding CPBP family intramembrane glutamic endopeptidase, producing MKYSTNQFLTLLTYIALLFVGSILSMAKVTGSAYFLVITIAAVVATVVMIYLTQKSTPNELEESTTFNNKLQWIIVGTIGALVIQLGLGLIDQHIFHASTDSANTMQLLALVRAYPYYFLYVLICAPIMEEIIFRRVFFSNLIKPTNIYWAAAISALFFAFMHQDTRFLIYVAMGLWFSFIYYKSKNIYVSAGSHLVMNTLVVMISFM
- a CDS encoding cation:dicarboxylate symporter family transporter is translated as MQKQKFFRLSLGWQIIIGLVLGIILGQVFYHNKGAITVMQNIGTMFISLIQMIVLPIVISCLTVGIANMGDIRKLGRIGLKTLVYFEVMTTLAIIIGIIVANVTHPGTYININDLKGSSISQYTASASSAKHSGIWSILMGIIPTNIFAAMGKGDMLPIIFFSVLFGLGTASLGEQGKIITDLLNAVANVMFKVTNWVMRTAPIGVCALIGVTVAEMGFDSLKPLALFIIIAYATMAFFVFVVMYFVGKLFHVDFYELFRIIENEFVLAFTTASSEAALPKMIDKMQKYGASRGIVSFVIPTGYTFNLDGSAIYQSLAALFLAQAYHINLSLGQQITLVVVLMLTSKGMAGVPGASFVVLLATVSTIGVPMQGLTFIAGIDRLVDMGRTAVNVVGNSLATIIIAKSEDEFDDEKRKKYVAEYKRGM
- a CDS encoding alpha/beta fold hydrolase codes for the protein MQIKIKNTNLNYKIYGSGKPIYFFHGMSLDSTSLEVVYEPLFKNKNYQRIYLDLPGLGDSQDVHEVNSSDDVLELVIEFIKQISGEKKVAIIGHSYGGYICLGLLAKIPDQIKAAFITCPVIHANKADRKVSVHKNIFLEDVKIGKNADKYQDFVKGNVVINQDAWETYQATVIPGLAKYNRPFWDKIKSEKKYQFSFEDELPLTLSGLQSKTTILLGKNDYIVGYQEQLRLLNSHNNIQELILNDAGHNLLTDISEDLNFYFNKFLKIY